In the genome of Candoia aspera isolate rCanAsp1 chromosome 1, rCanAsp1.hap2, whole genome shotgun sequence, one region contains:
- the NOXRED1 gene encoding NADP-dependent oxidoreductase domain-containing protein 1, translated as MANIMANLKTFQPDYGIGMNEPLFCLRFHAKGLMVNACAHALFFCKLLSATRPKEEGCEDEPAGSQACKDNQRLKIGIIGGGHLGKQLARTLLHLGAISGKNIQISTRRPETLLEFQKLGVGCVYNNKQLVGWADVVFLCCLPCHLPHICSDVQASLKNSCIMYSLVTAIPLTRLKQLISSCSILRPQYTFSDNSSFSMWEADRTVVEALKDPAVIQATCPCSSKREIVVNMKWLAAVFYAALNSYSQQHLSYTRALELLNQVCFPEGNATTPPPLLVCENFINQAFASSLAADDSFPWFDITTVQLKDSPLSQLLETNKSLQEKTAAFYCNMVTALPTKSEDFTTSMTKKIPLSAVLLKPTKSLNFQMDGISTSKTEEASSTDSEES; from the exons ATGGCAAATATTATGGCAAACCTGAAGACCTTCCAGCCAGATTATGGGATTGGGATGAATGAGCCACTGTTTTGTCTGAGGTTTCATGCCAAAGGACTGATGGTGAATGCTTGTGCCCATGCACTTTTCTTCTGCAAACTGCTCAGTGCCACCAG GCCGAAAGAAGAGGGTTGTGAGGATGAACCTGCTGGTTCCCAGGCTTGCAAGGATAATCAAAGACTGAAGATTGGTATTATTGGTGGAGGCCATCTTGGGAAACAGCTGGCCAGAACATTGTTACATCTGGGTGCCATTTCAGGAAAGAACATCCAGATCTCCACAAGACGCCCAGAAACTCTAT taGAATTCCAGAAGCTGGGAGTTGGGTGTGTTTATAACAATAAGCAGCTGGTAGGCTGGGCAGATGTTGTTTTTCTCTGCTGCCTTCCATGTCACCTTCCACATATATGTTCAGATGTTCAGGCTTCTCTCAAAAACTCTTGTATTATGTACAGCTTGGTCACAGCAATCCCTTTGACCAG ACTGAAGCAACTTATTTCCTCCTGTTCAATCTTGAGGCCACAGTACACATTTTCTGACAACAGCTCTTTTTCTATGTGGGAGGCTGACAGGACAGTTGTGGAAGCCCTCAAAGACCCAGCAGTTATCCAGGCGACGTGTCCTTGCAGCTCAAAGA GGGAAATAGTTGTCAACATGAAGTGGCTGGCAGCTGTGTTTTATGCAGCTCTAAATAGCTATTCACAACAGCATTTGTCCTATACAAGGGCTCTGGAATTGCTCAATCAAGTATGTTTTCCTGAAGGCAATGCCACCACCCCACCACCATTACTAGTTTGCGAAAATTTTATCAACCAAGCCTTTGCTTCCTCCTTGGCTGCTGATGA TTCCTTCCCCTGGTTTGATATAACAACCGTACAGCTAAAAGACTCGCCTCTTAGCCAGCTTCTTGAAACAAATAAATCTCTTCaagaaaaaactgctgcattttaCTGTAATATGGTAACAGCACTGCCCACAAAAAGTGAGGATTTTACGACATCTATGACTAAAAAGATACCACTTTCAGCTGTGCTGCTGAAACCCACGAAGTcactgaattttcaaatggatgGAATTTCCACAAGCAAAACAGAAGAGGCATCTAGTACTGATTCTGAAGAGTCATAA
- the TMED8 gene encoding protein TMED8, with the protein MSSSSATSVRKFAVPSILPTEGGEVEEEGNYPGAMTTRPSWRGLHGDQYFREVSPFSLSLLRSLSSGNALSQPDEDRSRLRPDLGGNSIGWRLEKQPMSEEAKPFGFSRLLPDRFASPRLTSEASLSCLPMSDEPAPPDGTLFKSSAPAGWESGGSGDHCCATGAEDREESAAASPLPPPSENEDSAQKSDSTPQGTIVSEKDALPCRLQNGSSVNSEATKDPASADGSPEEQDVAGKEEILTDQLQQQKEEAVLQVTKYSAPQGPGDIIMIQSEYTGAVDILSAELETTDLLSEQKKVRPPPLIPPTTWTNSKIREFKTKMAKEKNARMLVKRGEVLTVRVPTHPDGKRVCWEFATEDYDIGFGVYFDWTPITSTAITVQVSESSDEEDEEEEFEGPIPVGDVEKGSKSYLRNRYGEIMPVYRRDSHHEVQIGSHDYPGEGIYLLKFDNSYSLLRNKILFFHVYYTS; encoded by the exons aTGTCTTCGTCGTCCGCGACATCCGTCCGCAAGTTCGCAGTACCGTCCATTCTTCCGACGGAAGGGGGggaagtggaggaggaggggaacTATCCCGGTGCTATGACAACGCGTCCTTCCTGGAGAGGTCTCCATGGAGACCAGTACTTCCGGGAAGTGTCGCCGTTTTCCCTTTCCTTGCTCCGCTCTCTGTCATCGGGAAACGCTCTGTCGCAGCCTGACGAAGACCGTTCTCGTTTGCGGCCGGATTTAGGCGGGAACTCCATAGGGTGGAGGCTTGAGAAGCAGCCGATGTCGGAGGAAGCAAAGCCGTTCGGCTTTTCCCGGCTGCTTCCGGATCGGTTCGCCTCTCCCCGGTTGACTTCGGAGGCTTCGTTGTCTTGCCTTCCGATGTCGGACGAGCCGGCACCTCCCGACGGCACCCTGTTCAAATCCTCCGCGCCCGCGGGCTGGGAAAGCGGAGGCAGCGGTGACCATTGCTGCGCCACCGGGGCCGAAGACCGCGAGGAAAGTGCTGCGGCATCGCCGCTCCCGCCTCCTTCAG AAAATGAAGATTCAGCTCAAAAATCAGATTCTACACCCCAAGGAACTATTGTTTCAGAAAAGGATGCATTACCATGCag GCTGCAGAATGGATCATCTGTAAATTCAGAAGCTACAAAAGATCCTGCAAGTGCTGATGGTAGTCCAGAGGAGCAAGATGTAGCAGGAAAGGAGGAGATCCTAACTGATCAACTCCAGCAACAAAAGGAG GAAGCTGTACTGCAAGTGACAAAGTACTCTGCGCCACAAGGACCAGGTGATATAATCATGATACAGTCTGAATATACAGGTGCAGTAGATATCCTCTCCGCAGAGCTAGAAACTACAGATCTCCTAAGCGAACAAAAGAAAG TTCGGCCACCTCCTCTGATTCCCCCCACTACTTGGACAAATTCTAAGATAAGggagtttaaaacaaagatggcaaaagaGAAGAATGCCCGAATGCTAGTGAAGCGGGGTGAGGTGTTAACAGTCCGGGTGCCCACCCACCCTGATGGGAAGCGGGTCTGCTGGGAATTTGCTACAGAAGATTATGACATTGGGTTTGGAGTCTATTTTGATTGGACTCCTATTACTAGTACTGCCATTACTGTTCAGGTCAGTGAATCAAGcgatgaagaagatgaagaagaagaatttgAAG GACCAATTCCTGTTGGAGATGTGGAAAAAGGCTCCAAAAGTTATTTGCGAAACCGTTATGGGGAGATCATGCCAGTCTACCGAAGGGACAGCCACCACGAAGTGCAAATAGGCAGCCATGATTATCCAGGCGAGGGCATCTACTTGCTCAAATTTGACAATTCTTACTCTCTTCTACGCAACAAGATTCTCTTTTTCCATGTTTATTATACCAGCTAA
- the SAMD15 gene encoding sterile alpha motif domain-containing protein 15 has translation MDGTANLRTDVADDEDIEEEEEEEEFEEEEEFEEEEEEEEEEEEEEAEWQLRRRRRRRRRRSCPRPLESQPSIKADSGASAESETILETESEVPDVKTPTIVGPLYLSWTPEEVAEWIDALGFPQYKECFTANFISGRKLIYVNCSNLPQIGITDFEHMKEISRHVRQLLEIEEPLFARSISLPPRDNTGLFLEQKSRTGKHSDALSYAQFVQEEGLQDYEPKPSTPVYEYEPQPSTPSYEELQKTSSLSSK, from the exons ATGGACGGTACTGCGAACTTGCGGACGGATGTCGCGGACGACGAAGACAtcgaggaagaagaggaagaagaggagtttgaggaggaggaggagtttgaggaggaggaggaagaagaagaggaagaagaggaagaggaggctgaGTGGCagcttcgccgccgccgccgccgccgccgccgtcgtTCCTGTCCCCGTCCCCTTGAGTCTCAGCCGTCAATCAAAGCAGACAGCGGAGCGTCGGCTGAATCCGAAACAATACTCGAAACCGAATCCGAAGTGCCAGATGTCAAAACTCCTACCATCGTTGGTCCTTTGTATTTATCCTGGACCCCCGAAGAGGTGGCTGAATGGATCGACGCCTTGGGGTTTCCTCAGTACAAG GAGTGTTTTACTGCAAATTTTATCTCAGGACGGAAACTCATATATGTAAACTGTTCAAATCTGCCACAGATTGGGATTACTGACTTTGAACATATGAAG gaaATTTCACGGCATGTGCGACAATTGCTGGAAATAGAGGAGCCCCTTTTTGCCAGAAGTATCTCTCTCCCACCTCGAGATAACACTGGGTTGTTTTTAGAACAAAAGTCTCGTACTGGAAAACACAGTGATGCTCTTAGTTATGCTCAGTTTGTTCAAGAAGAAGGACTACAAGATTATGAACCAAAGCCTTCAACTCCAGTATATGAATATGAACCCCAGCCTTCAACTCCATCGTATGAAGAACTACAGAAAACTAGTTCACTTTcctcaaaataa